The Oncorhynchus clarkii lewisi isolate Uvic-CL-2024 chromosome 12, UVic_Ocla_1.0, whole genome shotgun sequence genome segment TTCAATGTGGACTAAAATGACCTGTAAACTTTACTGCAGTTATCTACCTTACTATTGCTTTCATTTTGCTAATGTCACATGTAGGCATAATTTAAATTAGCCTAATAAAAAATATTCAACAGTACAATATAAATGTACAAATATCTCCTGACCAATGAAAGTAAAACAATGAATAAGCATTTGGTATATACCCAGTACTGTTGACATAATTGGTATGTACTGTTACAGTAGTACAACATGATCCCAGCACTGTCTAAAGAATGGAGGATGATGCCAGTCAGAGCAGTAACCGAGGCGACAACATTCATTCCCAGGGAGCCATTCACCTAAGGGACAGAGCAGAAAGAGGACAGGGAAATGGCTGGTTGTGGAAGGAAATTTCTGAAGAATTAAACGCAATACCGAATTCAGTATGTTGTTATTCCTTATCATTGTTATTACGATTCTTTAAGCGGCCAATCCACAGTTAATGCCAGTGGCACTGCTTGTGTTTTGtgaggaaaacaaacagatgaacGAAAACATGAGGGTCTATCTTACAGTAGATTCTATGTCTGCAAATGGAGTGGAACTTTATAAATCAAAAGCCTAAACTTTATCGGGGAAAAAATATTGATACTGACCAGACATTTGTCCAGTTTGTTGtcagcggcaacagtgagagagcCTGCAACTACATACTGAGAAGGAACAAGAAAGAGATTATTCAAGGCGGCAtcctaaatggctccctattccctacattgtgtaCCATATGAATACTGTatccctatttcctacatagtgcattatatagggaatagtgtgccatttgggacacacatatTTCTACAGTATGACCAAAGTTCAAATTCAAGTTTAATTACTCCCACATAGAAGTCAATACAAAATTAAATGCATGAGGGAATACATGGCATAGGCCGAGGCCAAATTCATATATGTTGATAAAGGTCATTGGTTAAGACAAAATTGTTAGTTAAGACAAGTCATTATTTATAAAGCATTACTTCAaatgaaatacatgtatttttaaaGTGACACGATTGAACTACGAGGACGTTTTGTTTTGTATCCAGGCAGACAGGAAATGTAAGGGAGGATTGTTAGAAAGAGCAGCTCAAGCAGCTCACTCACAATGATCGATCCCCAGACAAATATTCCACTGACTACTCCAATGTTATCCAACCACGGTGCCATAGCCATCACAATTCCTGTTAACAGCATCATCAAACCAATCATGATCTGTACGGTCTGTGAGAGAAAAACAAAGCGCAAAGCAGGAAATAGATTTTTTCTGTTCTTCCATTACGTTCAACCAAAATTGTCATTTTAATTTGAAAATTCTTACCCCAAGCGCTTTTGGATGCCCTGCTCGGAAACTTTCCAGCACGGAGGAGACCGTCTGTCCCAGACAGTGAGGGGTAGAAGCAACCCCCGCGACCCCCGCGATCCCCATCCCGTTCCCATAGGGGTAGACATGGGTGATGACCACCGCCCCGTTAGTGGTGGTTGTTTGAGAGCTGGACATCTTCACAGAGGAGGGAAGGATGTTTGTGTAAGATGGGATCTGACTGGTTGTTGTGTGTCATGCTTTATACTTTACCTGATAATAAATGACATGTGACTGTTATGAATAGCAAGTGTGTAAGCCAGTCATGAAACTTTGAACTCTCTCCATTGaatataggctgtgtgtgtgtgtgtgtgtgtgtgtgtgtgtgtgtgtgtgtgtgtgtgtgtgtgtgtgtgtgtgtgtgtgtgtgtgtgtgcgtgtgcgtgtacctgcgtgtgtgtgtgtcataatgaCATGCGGCACTTTGGGGTGAGAGAAGACTAGAAACAGATAAGATGTTGGCGTACACTGTTGAATTACTTCATGGagcaaaaatgtttttattttaataacgGAGCATTTTCAAACGCATCCCCTGCAACTGGACAGAGACATTTTGAGACTCCTGTTTCCACCAATTGAGGACGAAGACGGCAGCGCTACGGTTGGTCGAACGTGCTCTGTGCTATACCAAATAGTACCTATTCTGCAACTCCCATTATCTCTAGTAACAATGCGTAGCTACCAAGTTCTCTGCCTTTTACTACACCCGAGACACATTGAACTGTATGTTACTTTTACCATATACCATTCTTGTTGAATACCCAGTTCTCCTTTTTAGTTAGCATCATATATTGTACTCGCCCTTGTATTTTAGATTTGGACAAATAAACATGATTTGGATATATCTGAATGTCTAACATCTGTTTGATGCTACAGAGCCCTGTACAGCTTATATCAATATTGTGGCAGACGGcagggaggggtgaggggagtgGTAATGTAGGCTAACCCCATTCCATACAAATGTGCGCAACTGCGACATTCAAAGAAAAGAAAACgaatgggactgtagtgactgtgttgaccgcaaaatctggggtgtgaactacgtttctattcaagctttgattgacatggtaatggctctatagtattggagaaaagtttttTAAAAACTGACCCCTCTGGCGCTGTAcgttacatcgtgacgtgtcaAGGCATAACGTACTGCACTCAGAAAGCAACTAATTCTGTCTTacagcctctctccaccaggtaTCCACCACTTATCTCACAGTGTAAAAACAAGAAAGGGACAGTGATGGGGGTAagggggagatacctagtcatttttttgcgtcatcactgcacgctatcatgactctcaaaagccGCCGTTTACTTCtaaagatcactttagcacctcccaaaaaaaaacaattaaaattcgacacaaaccttcaaataggtatgtaatgacacattatataagctcttaatagtgtttttttttttacattttagaggcgataagttggacagatcgagtgacaAAAGCAGTCTCCCCAcacgacatctctccttctcactatcacgcaataggtttcgcttccccacccgccattctTAAAAAGACCCTacggagctcattgccttcttgaattATGCAGAGATGGGCAGCATGAAGGTCTCGtcattgattttgttggaaaggggagaaattgtgctttacattggtattgatattacagttgatctggaagtattatgtTTTTTGGGCGCACAAAAATAAGGTCAATTGCACGGACCAGCGATGTACAAAACTGAGTGAGTTTACATTAATTGAGGAGAGATCTTGCAGGTAGCTGGCTCCAACCCCAAGCGTTATATGGACTTCCTGCCCCAACGAGGAAAGGCTGTGGTCGTTAAGCCAGGGAGTGCTTGGGGATTAAGGGGGAAGCAGCCTGCACAAAGGGGCAGAGGAGGTGAGAGACAAGAGAGGTAtgaagagggagtgagtgagtgagtgagtgagtgagtgagtgagtgagaagagaggtatgaagagtgagtgagaagagaggtatggagagggagagacaagggAGGTATGAAGAGTGAGAGACAAGGGAGGTATGAAGAGTGAGAGACAAGGGAGGTATGAAGAGTGAGAGACAAGGGAGGTATGAAGAGTGAGAGACAAGGGAGGTATGAAGAGTGAGAGACAAGGGAGGTATGAAGAGTGAGAGACAAGGGAGGTATGAAGAGTGAGAGACAAGGGAGGTATGAAGAGTGAGACGAGAGGTATGAAGAGTGAGAGATAAAAGAGCTAAATCTGTGTGATTGCCCATTGCGACCTGGACTGGCGGACTACCCCCCCTGTGTACCAGACCGGATTGGCTGAGGACCCGAGTGTGAGGATTACCCCTGGAAAACGGAATGGACAAAGAGAATGGCTTGTGGACTGTGAGGTGATTGAATTCCCCCTTCTTTCCCCGTGTACCAAAATCTCTAAGGAACTTCCCCTTTGCGTTCTAGTTGTGCTACTGGTGCCTGTTTTGTTATTGAACTTGGTGATGTGGAATCCCCACACCATTGATCTTGCCACAATATCTTCTGTGAATCCTTAAAGCAGACACATTTTGAGGATTGGTCGAAAATATCCATACTTTATTGTCCTCTATTAGGCTTCGGTACACTGGCAATGGTGTTTGGCATGGTGGGCTGTGGAAGTAGAGTGCTTGTGGGGAATGGTCTTGTCCAGTCAGCGGTGTACGGCCACCTGCATAAGACTGTCTTAGGAGGGCAGTTCTTACACAGTAGGAATGATTGTGTATGGGAGATTAAAGAGAAATGGTACCTCTTAATCACTCTCATACTCAACaatacatttactgtctctaagCACAACCTTGCACAACCAAAACTCCCTTCCTCATCTCAAAGATCTGTCTGTAAACCTCTCCCAGCCATTTGACTTTGACAGATCGTTCTTGTAAATAGTAGCAGGGGATTTTTGTAGACGTGTCTTTGTATTGTGTTTTGAGAATCTGCAGAGAGAAGAATGAGGTGGGTGTCCAGAGCGTAGGCGTTGTTGATCTTCTCTGGTGGCGAGTGATTGGCTCAGAGTGATGTCACTCACAACACCGCAGCATCTACTGGGAGTGCTCACTGATGACCAGGCAGCTTCTGCCCCTTGGGTGATGCCATAGAGTTAAATTGGCAGTGCCCGTctaagaaggctcaaggtcattggccaaaGAAAGTCTTTTCTCCAGTGATTGGACTGATGTCCGTTAACTTCATTGTTTACCACATCTTCTAGCCAGCCAAAAAGTTATTATGAATCATGTTGACTATCTCCGAGCAAATCATTTTCAAACTATGAAGAGAATGGAGAGATAAAACGTCTCGGTGCTCATCAGCCACTATAAACATTGAAATAGGACCACCCATTAAAAATAAAGCCAGCTAGAAAAGAAGATTAGACTGTGGTTGGTGGTGGATGGAAGCAGCGGCTAACCTCTGTTCTGAGGTAGTTATACGACGCGGCTTGTTAATGTTTGATGCCACTGTTATACCCATGGAactgtaactatgcaatagatgAAGCGAGGGAGTAACTTTATCAACTTTGTTGCTTTATTCTTAAACAGAGCATCTTAGTAAAAGGCAGGCAGATACACTCAGAATGGTATTTTTGCTGGGTTCCAATACTTGAATAATGTAGCAATATTGTAGACCCATGCTGAATCTTGACTATGGGAAGTAAAAGTATCATAAACAAATGTTATAATGTTTGTGTCTGTGGTGGTTTCGATCCATGGTTGTGTGGGGAAATGTTTTGTCATTCTTATGGTATGTATTGCTTCAGTGattcaaaattattattttttttcaaaaATAAACAAGAGAAAAATCAAGATAGTGTGTTGAATTGTTACTGATTCAAGAATACAGGAATTACGGAAGTAGTAATAGTAGTCGAAGCtcaaaatcaaatccaatcaaatcaaatgttatttgtcacatacacatggttagcagatgttaatgcgagtgtagcgaaatgcttgtgcttctagttccgacaatgcagtaataaccaacgagtaatctaaacgaataatttcacaacagctaccttatacacacaagtgtaaagggatgaagaatatgtacataaagatatatgaatgagtgatggtacagaacggcataggccagatgcagtagatggtatcgagtacagtatatacatatgagatgagtaatgtagggtatgtaaacattattaagtggcattgtttaaagtggctggtgatacattttttacatgtatggcaccagccactcaatgttagtggtggctgtttaacagtctgatggccttgagatagaagctgtttttcagtctcttggtccctgctttgatgcacctgtactgaccttgccttctggatgatagcggggtgaacaggcagtggctagggtggttgttgtccttgatgatctttatggccttcctgtgacatcgggtggtgtaggtgtcctggagggcaggtagtttgcccccggtgaagcATTGTGCagaactcactaccctctggagagccttacggttgtgggcggagcagttgccgtacaagGCGGTGattcagcccgacaggatgctctcgattgtgcatcagtaaaagtttgtgagtgcttttggtgactagacaaatttcttcagccttctgaggttgaagaggcgttgctgcgccttcttcaccatgctgtctgtgtgggtgaaccaattcagtttgtctgtgatgtgtatgccgaggaacttaaaacttttacCCTCTcaactactgtcccgtcgatgtggataggggagtgctccctctgctgtttcctgaagtccacgatcatctcctttgttttgttgacgttgagtgtgaggttattttcctgacaccacactccgagggccctcacctcctccctgtaggccatcttgtcgttgttggtaatcaagcctaccactgtagtgtcgtctgcaaacttgatgattgagttggaggcgtgcatggccacgcagtcgtgggtgaacagggaggacaggagagggctcagaacgcacccttgtggggccccagtgttgaggatcagcggggtagaaatgttgttacctaccctcaccacctgggggcagcccgtcaggaagtccagtacccagttgcacagcgcggggtcgagacccagagtttggagggtactatggtgttaaatgatgagctgtagtcgatgaacagcattctcaaataggtattcctcttgtccagatgtgttagggcagtgtgattgcgattgcgtcgtctgtggacctattggggcggtaagcaaattggagtgggtcgagGGCGTCAGGTAGGGTGgcggtgatatggtccttgactagtctctcaaagcacttcatgatgacggaagtgagtgctacggggctgtagtcgtttagctcagttatcttagctttcttgggaacaggaacaatggtggccctcttgaagcatgtgggaacagcagactgggataaggattgattgaatatgtccaacCGCCACACACCAGGAGAGGTGAAGAAGGTTCTGGAGAGTTTGTGGTGATATCTCTGATCTCCACGGTTACGTTGATGAGTCTACCTACCACTGGAGGGATTCGACAGAAACCCGGAGAGAAGACACACGCACAAACtcagagataaagaaagagagagggaaatcaGTGGTAAGCCTTTAATAATAGTtatttccttctctttcttttgACACACAGATTCATCTCAGATGGGAGGTCTATATTTGATTGTTTTCACCTGTCAAGCTGGAAGGCAGCCATTGTagcgtctgcttccaactcacactctcaaacacatagatcccctaaacgcagctcactctccagatcccaatcacctgcaTCCTTATCATCTGTCCACACACCcgcatgtcattatcacacactatttagttcagttctttgcaccccatcattgtgaggtattgtttctTTTGGGACACACTTCTATTCGAAGTGCTGGGTTTCCTGTAATGTAATCCTCCCGTCTATGATCGTTTTTGactgcctcactaacgacgccttttgcctattccctgcctgtactttagcctaacggatttcctgttatcaacctattgcctgatctcccgaatgacgttactagccttttctcTGCCTGTACTGTTGACCTTTTGGACCCCcagtgtatgaccttctgcctgctcctggacccagctacctgcctcctcctgtggtcctttacaattaaacacctgctgtgccctgcgcttgaaaccagcactctgtctcccatcgtgttcattacagcAATCTCTGCCTTGTGTCTCTCAAAGTGGAGAGAAGTAGAACAGGTTGAAGTCTGTCTCTGCATCTCCCTCCTGCAAGGATAGAACAAACACAGGACAATGTGATTTTGTCCCCCCTTCCAAAATAAGATTACTGTGACTGACacaataaagttgtattgttGTATAGTATCATATCGCATTCAAAATCATATCATACCATAGTATATCGTATTgtatatcatattgtattgtatatgATAATGTTATTTTATGAACTGCAATGTGCCTTTACTATTGTCCAGGTCGCCCTTAAATGCTGATAAGACAGTTGATGGTTTTCACGAAATCTAAGATGAAACTCttaaagccaatttatgcttgatccaaaATGTAGTTGGAGGCACCGTATGGAGGGCATGATGCAATTGTGGAGCCTCCGGAgacatgcagaggccaaattgagctccgtGTGGCATCTCCATGCCCACATTTTCTAACAATGCGGAGGGCTATATATAGCTCCGCATTaacatgattggttgatggtaggtggGGGTGGGAGGTCCAGTATAAACACAagctcacttccttgacaactgcCTTGACAACAGCTCAACGAAGCGCAAGAAGTACAAATGCCTTcacttctgcagaggccgtatCGCAGTAAATGCTGTGTGGTCACTGCAGATGTCGGATTGACCATGCATAGCCTGTAAGACTCTTCCATGTATAGTCACTATACAGGCACAAGCAAATAGAAAGGGTATCAACTTACAAGTACTTGTTTCTTGTTAGATGAGTGTCTCACATTTAAACCCCAGCACAGAGGGTCTTGTGAAAAAGCTCAAGCTCCAGTTGGGGTTTCATTTTCAAAATAAGTCATGTTCTGAAGCGAGAAAGAGACTTGTTTCCGCCACGTTCTTGCCCGTGATTGACTATGGTGATACCGTGTACATGTTTGCCCCTGTGGCGTCATTACGTATGCTGGACACTGCGGAGGTTTGTTGACGAACTTCAAATCCCTCACTCATCCCTGAAATGTTGAACTTGTTTTTTTGTCATTTCTCAGACACTCTTGTCCAGAGCGACTTGCAGTAAGTAGTGAGTGCACACCTTTTCATACTAGTCTGGCGTGGGATTTGAATCCACAACCCCGGGCTATGCAAGCGCCATCGTCTACCAGCGGGGCTACGCGGACTGCACCGTCCTCAGCTCTTCAGGGACTAAGTCATtggtaagtttttttttttttttacaaggccATGCTAAGATAACACCCATTTAACCTGTGTACCTAAATTGTCCAACAGATGAATGACAATTATCGCCTATGCTCACAGGACAGTATCTCCTTGACGGTGCCTATTGCCTGTTAGAGAGCTACAGTAGGTATAAAAACAGTCCAGGACTCTGCCCCCTCTACTTGGAATGAGCTACAGAACGACTTGAAACTACAGGAGCTCGTCTCCTTAAGCGGTTTTAAAGTTAGGGGGGGAAAACTATGGCGGAAAATGATTTAGGGGGATGTCAACATTTTGACCGCTAGTTGAAACACTCCTCCTAAAACCAATGTGCCTGTTAAACGTGATGACGTTTTTTAAACTGTAGTGctttgtgttttatgttgtaaATGTGGAAACTTTGTGTGCTGCTTTTTCGGCCTGGTCTCTCTTGCAAAATAGATGTTTAATCTCAATGAGACTcacctggtcaaataaaggtcAAACAAATACATCTCATGTATCATATATCATATGGATTTTTGTGGATTTTTACCTCATGGCCTGTCCATAGGTGGGGAATGACATGATCAGCTTGAGCTGGGGGCCCCCACTCTGCGCTGAAACACACATAACAGACAACGCACCAACGTCCCCATAACAATCACACACCAGCATGCAGACCCTCAGAACACACAGACATAACACATATTTTAAAACACAGGAAAGTCACAGGGTCTCCACAATGTTCAAAGGAAAATACACCATAATTACTTGTCATTGACTGCACTGATGGTGTTATTttggtaatagtgtagtatttcCAGTGGATTTTAAATAAATGCAGCTACCCCAGTTCTCCACAGGGGGTCACCATTGTGTAAAGTACAGAATGTGGCTGAACATCAAAAACGGTCTGGTATCAGTGGTGGTGATTCTAGAATCTCGGGGACTTTAGATAGGACGAgtaagaggaagatgaggaggagtatATGAAACGTGGCTATGGGCCAGCCCACACACAAGCTGATTATTGCGTAAACTTTTATGCTCAACACAATCTCCATATAGtattcaaagtgtgtgtgtgtgtatgcgtgggtGTGTGAGTGGGATTGTTTTATGATCAGTGCAGGATTATATTGACTGACCTCAGAACAAAAGATCAGAGGAGCTGGAGATTTATTTATGACGTTCGATTATCTGGCTTTCAAGTTTCTACTTAGATTGTTTCTTCCCTCTCATTCATTTGCTGGCATTCTGGTTTGGTATAATCACTTTGTGTATTTTAAAGTTTAAGACAGAATCTTTTTCAGTGGATTTAGATTTTTATCCTAACAGTCTATGGTTGAATGGTTAGTGTTTAAGAATTGCTTTTGGATTTTGTTTGTTTCTTCAGATTGTGTG includes the following:
- the LOC139422133 gene encoding membrane-spanning 4-domains subfamily A member 4A-like is translated as MSSSQTTTTNGAVVITHVYPYGNGMGIAGVAGVASTPHCLGQTVSSVLESFRAGHPKALGTVQIMIGLMMLLTGIVMAMAPWLDNIGVVSGIFVWGSIIYVVAGSLTVAADNKLDKCLVNGSLGMNVVASVTALTGIILHSLDSAGIMLYYCNSTYQLCQQYWIRSQGISGVLAVFSLLEFIVSICVSSFACRAVCLCCRSTPEQVSSIGYQIPVPHGRMTPSNAPYPPQNNYETGNYPNGPVGDGMGTGFQQNPLPPQYTAVIP